One window of Candidatus Nitrospira kreftii genomic DNA carries:
- a CDS encoding hypothetical protein (conserved protein of unknown function) — MQPLSVCVGIDISKAQLDLVVEPGGESLTVPYDDQGLATLILRLSQIAPRRIVVEATGGLERVLLRALVDAALPVIAVNPRQVRDFAKATGQLAKTDALDAAVLARFAGVIQPPERTLPDPQTQELAAVLARRRQVLAMQRAEQNRLDRASTRVRKRIEAHLWWLNAELARLDEDLDDMIAQSPVWRDRENLLRSVPGIGPVMSRTVLAELPELGLLNRKQVAALVGVAPFNRDSGRLRGHRTIWGGRAPVRTALYMATLVATRWNPVIREFYRRLRTAGKPPKVALVAAMRKLLTILNAMVHHRTPWRSAVVQGA; from the coding sequence ATGCAACCTTTGTCGGTCTGTGTGGGGATTGATATTTCGAAAGCCCAGCTGGACCTCGTGGTGGAGCCGGGCGGCGAATCGCTCACCGTGCCCTATGATGATCAGGGGCTCGCGACGCTGATCCTGCGGCTCAGCCAGATTGCACCGAGACGGATTGTCGTCGAAGCCACTGGCGGTCTGGAACGGGTCCTGCTGCGAGCCCTGGTGGACGCTGCGTTGCCAGTCATCGCGGTCAATCCGCGCCAAGTGCGGGACTTTGCCAAGGCGACAGGCCAGTTGGCGAAGACCGACGCGCTGGATGCGGCCGTCTTGGCGCGCTTTGCAGGTGTGATCCAACCGCCGGAGCGGACGCTCCCCGATCCGCAGACGCAAGAGTTGGCGGCCGTGCTGGCGCGGCGTCGGCAAGTGCTGGCGATGCAGCGAGCCGAGCAGAACCGCCTGGACCGGGCGTCGACACGCGTGCGGAAACGAATTGAGGCCCATCTGTGGTGGCTGAACGCGGAGCTGGCTCGACTGGATGAGGACCTTGATGACATGATTGCCCAGAGTCCCGTGTGGCGCGACCGGGAAAATCTGTTGCGGAGCGTGCCAGGTATCGGGCCAGTGATGAGCCGCACCGTGTTGGCCGAGCTGCCGGAGTTGGGGCTGCTGAATCGCAAGCAAGTAGCAGCCTTGGTGGGCGTGGCTCCCTTTAATCGGGATAGCGGTCGACTGCGTGGGCATCGGACCATTTGGGGTGGGCGCGCACCGGTTCGCACGGCCCTCTACATGGCGACGTTGGTGGCCACGCGCTGGAATCCGGTCATCCGAGAGTTCTACCGGCGTCTGCGTACCGCGGGCAAGCCACCGAAGGTCGCGCTGGTCGCAGCCATGCGCAAGTTGCTGACCATTCTCAATGCGATGGTGCATCATAGAACTCCGTGGCGATCTGCGGTGGTGCAGGGGGCTTGA
- a CDS encoding putative thymidylate kinase, whose product MSEPHSITTPSHPYPGKLIIVEGIDGSGKSTQLQLLHKWLESKGHKVFFTEWNSSELVKETTKRGKKSKSLTPTTFSLLHATDFASRLYHHVLPPLKAGMIVLADRYMYTAFARDVIRGVSAQWIRKLYAFAIKPDMSFYFKVPIEVAISRLLRGTRGQFKYYEAGMDMNLSPDLTQSFQIFQSRILTEYDKIVNEFGLLTMDATQDIETQQELMRTLVSDTLRGYKPKRGTYGRRTLFWRRFDVHKSE is encoded by the coding sequence ATGAGTGAGCCCCACTCAATCACAACGCCCTCTCACCCCTACCCCGGCAAGCTGATCATCGTCGAAGGCATTGATGGATCGGGAAAGAGCACTCAACTACAGCTCTTGCACAAGTGGCTCGAATCGAAAGGTCATAAGGTTTTCTTTACTGAGTGGAATTCCTCAGAATTGGTCAAGGAGACCACGAAACGAGGGAAGAAATCAAAGAGTCTGACACCGACAACATTCAGCTTGCTGCACGCAACGGACTTTGCCAGCCGACTCTATCATCATGTTCTCCCTCCTCTAAAAGCGGGGATGATCGTCCTAGCTGATCGCTACATGTACACGGCATTCGCACGTGATGTCATCCGCGGGGTGTCGGCTCAGTGGATCCGCAAACTCTATGCCTTTGCCATCAAGCCCGATATGTCGTTCTATTTCAAAGTTCCGATTGAGGTGGCCATTTCTCGACTCCTGCGAGGGACGCGCGGTCAGTTCAAGTACTATGAAGCAGGTATGGATATGAATCTGAGTCCTGACCTGACCCAGAGCTTTCAGATCTTCCAATCGCGAATTCTGACAGAATACGACAAGATCGTGAACGAATTCGGTCTCTTGACGATGGATGCGACTCAAGACATCGAGACGCAACAGGAGCTCATGCGGACGCTGGTGTCTGATACCCTGCGTGGCTACAAACCAAAACGAGGCACCTATGGTCGACGCACGCTTTTTTGGCGACGGTTTGACGTACATAAATCCGAGTGA
- a CDS encoding hypothetical protein (conserved protein of unknown function) — MSFSSSSEKQNPNRLIHETSPYLLQHAYNPVDWYPWGPEALQAAKDKNRPILLSIGYSACHWCHVMERESFENETIAELMNRWFICIKVDREERPDLDEIYMAATVTMNHGQGGWPMTVFLTPDQEPFFAGTYFPPEDRWGRPGFGSVLKKIADYWEARPSEVQAQAKELTRQLQGTRQIPSPISISESLLLEAVGQFQEEFDEAHGGFGTAPKFPPAMGLSFLLRSHRRSGDPRTLAMVTKTLDMMAAGGIYDHIGGGFARYSTDARWLVPHFEKMLYDNALLARIYVEAYQVTKKPLYRQVTNEILDYIGREMTGPEGGIYSSTDADSEGIEGKFFVWTPDEVENVLKNDDDARRFCALYDITASGNWEHKNIPNRLRPIEEVARQLNLTPDELVKTTSRVKPLLYEARRRRVPPGLDDKVITAWNGMMLSAMAEAARVFGDARYLESATRTADFLLRSHAKSDGRLLRTSRAGRAHLDAYLEDYAYLAEGLIDLYEAGGAESYLHAAARLAEFLITDFMDQEQGGFFTTAQHHESLILRHREGTDGAIPSANAVAASALVRLSFHFDRDEWRNAAISAVRVYGRQMTRYPRAFAKSLAVLDFLTEGPVELAIMASESPEEFRVLREAVAEYYLPNRVVATGLPGQPSSLPLLNGRSAISGKATLYVCRNYSCRQPITDPRLVKDALVKELVTTTGSHDEPKLLRGAALSGHATSQGTAAYASRMMARDGESNLVHAFTTLGTTGLTTTRIGFGTYRVDLRNAEYRDALKKALRTSCNLIDTSTNYMDGDSERLVGSVLAELATSGEIRRDELIVVSKIGYVQGENLKLAESRETSGRPYPEVVKYGEGIWHCIHPEFLADQLMLSLDRLGLATLDLCLLHNPEYYFSEAKHRGETDLEKLRTDFYARLERAFTYFESQISEGRLQYYGVSSNTVASPSDDPEATSLERMIQAAKTAAQLVGSTNHHFQVLQCPMNLLESGPALTANTGPTYAQTVLEHAQQNQIAIVVNRPLNAMLGQNRMLRLSDLPLEDSPIDFNAHLGELGALEQEYRNSIAPHIQGTETEVAPTEFFNWSIELQRLRPQIQGLEHWEQIEHRVIAPRINQVFQLLDHRLSGDTAEQWGNWRQRYVPELLTLLRGLRHEATVRSRTQTGQVTQAIDPFLPASRRASSLSQKALWVLTSTPGVTCVLNGMRTTRYVEDTLSVLKWEPLNEIRTIYEAATQLPR, encoded by the coding sequence ATGTCATTCTCTTCATCTTCTGAAAAGCAAAATCCTAATCGGCTCATCCACGAAACGAGTCCGTATCTACTCCAACATGCCTACAACCCGGTGGACTGGTACCCCTGGGGGCCGGAAGCGCTGCAGGCAGCCAAAGACAAGAATCGCCCCATCTTGCTCTCCATCGGCTACTCCGCCTGCCACTGGTGCCATGTCATGGAACGGGAATCCTTTGAGAACGAGACGATCGCCGAGCTCATGAACCGCTGGTTTATCTGCATTAAGGTCGATCGTGAGGAACGGCCTGATCTTGACGAAATCTACATGGCCGCGACGGTCACCATGAATCATGGACAGGGAGGCTGGCCGATGACGGTGTTTTTGACACCGGATCAAGAGCCTTTTTTCGCCGGGACCTATTTCCCACCGGAAGATCGGTGGGGGCGCCCAGGCTTCGGCTCAGTGCTCAAGAAGATCGCCGACTATTGGGAGGCACGCCCATCGGAGGTTCAAGCCCAGGCCAAAGAACTCACCCGTCAACTACAAGGAACGCGCCAGATCCCCTCCCCCATTTCGATCAGTGAATCGCTGCTCCTCGAGGCCGTCGGCCAATTTCAAGAAGAGTTCGACGAGGCCCATGGCGGGTTCGGAACAGCTCCGAAGTTTCCTCCGGCCATGGGGTTGTCGTTTTTGCTCCGAAGTCACCGACGCTCAGGCGATCCCAGGACGCTCGCGATGGTCACCAAGACCCTCGATATGATGGCAGCCGGAGGAATCTATGACCACATCGGCGGTGGATTTGCGCGCTATTCGACCGACGCACGATGGCTGGTTCCTCACTTCGAAAAAATGCTCTATGACAATGCGCTCCTCGCTCGCATCTACGTTGAGGCCTATCAAGTTACCAAGAAGCCGCTCTATCGGCAGGTAACCAACGAAATACTCGACTATATCGGACGGGAAATGACCGGGCCGGAGGGAGGAATCTATTCCTCCACCGACGCCGACTCCGAAGGAATCGAAGGAAAGTTCTTTGTCTGGACGCCTGATGAAGTGGAAAATGTTCTTAAGAACGATGACGATGCTCGACGTTTTTGCGCACTATACGACATCACGGCATCGGGCAATTGGGAACACAAGAACATTCCTAATCGCTTACGACCCATCGAAGAGGTCGCGAGACAACTCAACCTCACACCAGACGAGTTAGTGAAAACCACTTCCCGCGTCAAACCGCTGCTCTATGAAGCCCGCCGACGACGCGTTCCTCCCGGTCTGGATGACAAAGTGATCACCGCATGGAACGGCATGATGTTATCCGCTATGGCTGAGGCGGCGCGAGTCTTCGGAGACGCCCGCTATCTCGAAAGCGCCACGCGAACCGCCGATTTCCTGCTGCGAAGTCATGCTAAGTCAGATGGCCGATTACTTCGCACGTCACGAGCCGGGCGCGCGCATCTCGATGCCTATCTGGAAGACTACGCCTACCTGGCCGAAGGACTGATCGACCTCTATGAAGCCGGTGGCGCCGAATCGTACCTCCATGCCGCAGCACGACTCGCGGAGTTCTTGATCACGGACTTTATGGATCAGGAGCAAGGCGGCTTCTTCACCACGGCGCAGCACCATGAATCACTCATTCTCCGGCACCGGGAGGGTACCGACGGAGCGATTCCCAGCGCGAACGCGGTCGCCGCCTCAGCCCTTGTCAGGCTATCGTTCCACTTCGATCGCGACGAATGGCGCAACGCTGCAATTTCTGCTGTCCGTGTCTACGGTCGGCAGATGACTCGCTATCCCCGGGCCTTTGCCAAGAGTCTGGCCGTGCTCGATTTTCTCACGGAAGGACCGGTGGAACTGGCCATCATGGCGAGCGAATCGCCCGAGGAGTTTCGTGTCCTTCGCGAAGCGGTGGCAGAGTACTATCTTCCTAACCGCGTCGTGGCAACAGGATTGCCAGGGCAACCCTCTTCGCTTCCCCTCCTGAACGGCAGATCAGCCATCTCCGGCAAAGCAACTTTGTACGTGTGCCGGAATTATAGCTGTCGCCAACCGATCACCGACCCTCGCCTAGTCAAAGACGCATTGGTGAAGGAGTTGGTGACCACGACGGGCAGCCATGACGAACCGAAATTATTGCGGGGCGCCGCCCTCTCAGGGCATGCCACAAGCCAAGGCACCGCAGCCTATGCTTCCCGCATGATGGCGCGAGACGGAGAGTCCAATCTCGTACACGCCTTTACGACACTGGGCACAACCGGTCTGACCACCACACGCATCGGGTTCGGCACGTACCGAGTCGATCTGCGCAATGCTGAATATCGCGACGCTTTGAAAAAGGCCTTACGGACATCGTGCAATCTGATCGACACCTCAACTAATTACATGGACGGCGACAGCGAACGGTTGGTGGGATCCGTGCTGGCTGAGCTTGCGACATCCGGCGAGATCCGACGCGATGAACTCATCGTGGTCTCGAAAATCGGATATGTGCAGGGAGAGAACCTGAAGCTTGCCGAGTCCAGAGAAACGAGTGGCCGCCCCTACCCTGAGGTCGTCAAATACGGAGAAGGGATCTGGCACTGCATCCACCCTGAGTTCTTGGCGGATCAACTGATGTTGTCACTCGATCGGCTTGGTTTGGCTACACTGGATCTCTGCCTGCTACACAATCCGGAATACTATTTCTCAGAAGCGAAGCATCGCGGCGAAACAGACTTAGAGAAGCTTCGCACAGACTTTTATGCCCGACTCGAACGAGCCTTTACCTACTTTGAATCTCAGATTTCGGAGGGGCGATTACAGTATTACGGCGTCTCCTCAAATACCGTCGCTTCCCCAAGTGACGATCCGGAAGCAACCTCGCTCGAGCGCATGATCCAGGCAGCAAAGACCGCAGCTCAACTCGTAGGTTCAACCAACCATCACTTTCAAGTACTTCAGTGCCCGATGAATCTCCTGGAATCCGGCCCTGCCCTAACCGCCAACACCGGCCCCACTTACGCTCAAACCGTCCTTGAACATGCTCAGCAGAACCAGATCGCGATTGTGGTGAATCGACCCTTAAACGCCATGCTCGGGCAGAACAGGATGCTACGGCTGTCGGATCTGCCGCTCGAAGACAGTCCCATTGATTTCAATGCACATCTCGGGGAGCTGGGAGCGCTTGAACAGGAATACCGGAACTCCATCGCACCGCATATCCAGGGTACCGAGACTGAGGTGGCCCCAACGGAATTTTTCAATTGGTCGATCGAACTGCAACGGCTACGTCCCCAGATTCAGGGACTGGAACATTGGGAACAGATCGAACATCGCGTGATCGCCCCACGAATCAACCAAGTATTCCAGCTGCTTGACCATCGACTGTCAGGAGATACGGCTGAACAGTGGGGAAATTGGCGTCAACGCTATGTTCCCGAACTCCTGACTCTGCTGCGCGGTCTCCGGCATGAAGCAACCGTGCGAAGCCGAACCCAAACCGGCCAAGTCACGCAAGCCATCGATCCATTCCTGCCGGCCTCGCGTCGAGCCTCCTCACTCTCCCAAAAGGCGCTCTGGGTCCTCACCAGCACGCCAGGCGTCACCTGCGTTTTGAACGGCATGCGTACGACTCGGTATGTTGAGGATACCCTCTCCGTGTTGAAGTGGGAACCGCTCAACGAGATCCGGACTATCTATGAAGCCGCAACACAGCTGCCTCGGTAA
- a CDS encoding Thymidylate kinase, whose protein sequence is MVDARFFGDGLTYINPSELKGKLITVEGTDGVGRSTHIELLQEWLEVQGYGVITTGWTRSNLMSKTIEMAKAGNIVDRWSLSLLYATDFADRLEHQVIPALRSGFIVLADRYIYTAFARDFVRSTDRTWIRDVFGFAPIPDLVCYLRIDVETLALRVIETTGMNYWESGMDLRLGTDLYDSFKKYQSLLIEEFDKMAIEFHFNVVDARKSPEEIQDELKGYILPVLQNHKPVIAAGGGGA, encoded by the coding sequence ATGGTCGACGCACGCTTTTTTGGCGACGGTTTGACGTACATAAATCCGAGTGAGCTCAAAGGAAAACTGATCACCGTTGAAGGGACCGACGGAGTCGGCCGCTCGACTCACATCGAGCTGTTGCAAGAATGGTTGGAGGTCCAAGGGTATGGGGTGATCACGACCGGATGGACTCGATCCAATCTCATGTCCAAAACTATCGAAATGGCAAAGGCCGGCAATATCGTCGACCGATGGTCTCTCAGCCTTCTCTATGCAACAGATTTTGCCGACCGCCTGGAGCACCAGGTCATTCCTGCTCTTCGCTCGGGGTTTATCGTCTTGGCAGATCGCTACATCTACACGGCGTTCGCGCGTGATTTCGTGCGCAGCACTGATCGCACATGGATTCGTGACGTATTCGGGTTCGCCCCGATTCCAGACCTTGTGTGCTATTTACGGATTGATGTCGAGACTCTTGCACTTCGTGTCATCGAAACCACTGGAATGAATTATTGGGAATCCGGTATGGACCTTCGGCTGGGAACCGATCTGTATGACAGTTTTAAGAAATATCAATCACTCTTAATCGAGGAATTCGACAAGATGGCCATTGAATTCCACTTCAATGTCGTCGACGCAAGAAAATCACCCGAAGAGATCCAGGATGAGCTCAAAGGCTATATCCTCCCCGTGTTGCAGAACCACAAACCTGTTATCGCCGCTGGAGGGGGCGGGGCCTAG
- a CDS encoding hypothetical protein (conserved protein of unknown function), producing the protein MTQQARAKLLAIVYEHRHIALEELVNSLPELTWNQVFSMVDELSRRQLISLRRRGFDYELLACSVPA; encoded by the coding sequence ATGACCCAACAAGCGAGAGCTAAATTATTGGCGATTGTGTATGAACACCGACACATTGCTCTGGAAGAACTTGTCAACAGCCTCCCCGAACTAACCTGGAACCAGGTATTTTCCATGGTAGACGAGCTGAGCCGAAGACAATTAATCTCATTGCGTCGACGGGGATTTGATTATGAGTTGCTGGCATGTTCGGTCCCAGCCTAA
- a CDS encoding hypothetical protein (conserved protein of unknown function): MYESFYHLKAKPFALLPDSSFLYSGSEHQAAYSLLEYGIVSQAPFMVLTGDPGMGKTSLLQKLIAEHGSKYKIGLVTNARYDIEHLLPWILLALGLSTKRLDPIEAYHMFSEFLTQESKRLRRVILIVDEAQSLGAELLEELRLLSNMNDGKTLKLQIILSGQPDLYTLLQRVDMTQFAQRIVVDYHLKPLSEMDTANFICHRVRVAGRHERLFTDKACALIHRLSRGNPRLINQVSDITLTYGYAEQVPIITSKLVAQAALDRLKGGILPLAGKEELAELADAPEDPTEFQEFVSIPEPIAVADESPEPGPVSSPEEDYERGMALKEDGRLKEAVDMFHSAAKDKAMWLKAYAQVGFCYVKMREPHAAIQAFRTALNDTAALPRDMTDVLYFLARSLESIGKTSQAVEIYHRIDHSTPSFRDVAARLEELKKALKQPHTTRQSIEGKHSWFSGVVDNFQRFLIGSQK, encoded by the coding sequence ATGTACGAATCCTTTTATCACTTGAAGGCCAAACCGTTTGCACTCTTGCCGGACAGCAGTTTTCTGTATTCAGGATCCGAGCATCAGGCCGCGTACAGCCTCTTAGAGTACGGCATTGTGAGTCAGGCTCCTTTCATGGTGCTTACCGGAGATCCTGGGATGGGGAAAACCTCTTTGCTCCAGAAGCTTATCGCTGAGCACGGCAGCAAGTATAAGATCGGGCTTGTGACAAATGCGCGTTATGATATCGAGCATCTCTTGCCGTGGATCCTTTTGGCTCTTGGGCTGAGCACCAAACGTCTTGATCCGATCGAAGCCTACCACATGTTTTCAGAGTTTCTGACACAAGAGTCGAAGCGCCTTCGACGCGTGATTCTCATCGTGGACGAAGCCCAAAGTCTTGGGGCTGAGCTACTCGAGGAATTGCGATTATTATCCAATATGAACGACGGTAAAACATTAAAGTTGCAGATCATCCTCTCTGGTCAACCGGATCTGTATACCTTGCTCCAACGAGTCGACATGACTCAATTCGCCCAACGAATCGTCGTCGACTATCATCTGAAACCGCTGTCAGAAATGGATACCGCCAACTTTATTTGTCATCGAGTACGAGTTGCGGGCAGACACGAGAGGCTCTTCACCGACAAGGCGTGTGCATTAATACATCGATTGAGCCGAGGGAATCCACGATTGATCAATCAGGTATCAGATATCACGTTGACATATGGGTACGCGGAGCAAGTGCCCATTATTACCTCAAAGTTAGTAGCTCAAGCAGCGCTTGACCGACTCAAAGGGGGAATTCTTCCACTGGCAGGCAAGGAAGAGCTGGCAGAATTGGCGGATGCCCCGGAGGATCCGACGGAATTTCAAGAGTTCGTTTCAATTCCCGAGCCGATCGCAGTTGCCGACGAATCACCTGAGCCAGGTCCGGTCAGTTCTCCGGAAGAAGACTATGAGCGAGGGATGGCGCTCAAAGAGGATGGACGTCTGAAAGAAGCAGTGGATATGTTCCATTCAGCGGCCAAGGATAAGGCGATGTGGCTGAAAGCCTACGCCCAAGTCGGATTTTGTTATGTCAAGATGCGGGAGCCTCATGCCGCGATACAAGCATTTCGTACGGCATTGAACGATACGGCGGCACTTCCTAGAGATATGACGGATGTGCTCTATTTCTTGGCTCGGAGCCTCGAGTCTATCGGGAAAACGAGTCAAGCAGTCGAAATCTATCACCGTATCGATCATTCGACTCCATCCTTCAGAGATGTCGCGGCTCGATTGGAGGAGTTGAAAAAGGCTCTAAAGCAGCCACACACAACTCGACAATCCATTGAAGGAAAACACTCGTGGTTCAGCGGCGTCGTTGATAATTTTCAGCGGTTCCTAATTGGTAGCCAGAAGTAG
- a CDS encoding hypothetical protein (conserved protein of unknown function), with protein MECILIRHGIAVERDEWEGTDENRPLTERGKKRVRQAAAGLAALGCKPTHLFTSPFVRAYDTARLLRTVICPGLKMETREELAVGAKPEQLVSMLQALPSDAVVLCVGHEPFLGEVVSLLLCGKVLLNFPIKKAGAACIEMERKDRAGQCRLCWWVPPVQLRVLGKRARMKRQREPS; from the coding sequence ATGGAATGTATTCTGATTCGCCACGGCATTGCGGTAGAACGAGACGAATGGGAAGGAACGGATGAAAATCGTCCTCTTACGGAGCGGGGAAAGAAGCGCGTGCGACAAGCCGCTGCAGGGCTTGCCGCACTAGGCTGCAAGCCGACCCATCTATTCACGAGCCCATTCGTACGGGCGTATGATACGGCTCGGTTACTTCGCACGGTGATCTGTCCTGGACTGAAGATGGAGACACGAGAAGAGTTAGCGGTTGGAGCAAAGCCTGAACAGCTTGTGAGTATGCTGCAGGCGCTGCCTTCTGACGCTGTGGTTCTCTGCGTAGGCCATGAGCCCTTTCTCGGAGAAGTTGTGAGCCTCCTCCTGTGTGGAAAAGTGCTTCTGAATTTCCCGATCAAGAAAGCTGGGGCCGCCTGTATAGAAATGGAACGTAAGGACAGGGCGGGGCAGTGTCGGCTGTGCTGGTGGGTACCACCGGTGCAGCTGCGGGTGTTGGGCAAGCGGGCACGGATGAAACGACAACGCGAACCGTCCTAG
- a CDS encoding Exopolyphosphatase, translated as MSKLAVIDIGTNSIHMVLAEILPDASFKILDRFKDMTRLGNGAFASKRLADEVMARALEVLKTLVTLARNKGFDRVIAVATSAVREAENGGDFVSMIMEETGLRVRVISGTEEARLIFLGVKNSIALTDEPTLVVDIGGGSVELIVGHREGMIHGTSLKLGAIRLAEQYLPKTPPSERMMHALKQAVLTHLREAVASFKTRKFCSLVATSGMASNIGEVIHLRHTGRPLPQHNLATVSLKDIRALEAELAQASVKARLSIPGLDPKRVDTLLPATVLLRCLLEISGLTDLTLCDKAIREGVIYDFIVRHREGLKAENEIPDIRRRNVIGLARRCHAPEAHSLHVAELALSLFDQTRRMHRLGPQERTWLEYASILHDVGYLINPRQHHKHAYYLITHSDLAGLTAEEIDVVATVARYHRRSLPALKHEEFDRLTPRFQRVVKILAALLRIADGLDRTHFSLVRSVNVRFGKQIMIDVHLAGDAEMELWAAKSRADLFEQVFHRRIQFSKMLLETRKS; from the coding sequence GTGTCAAAACTTGCCGTTATCGATATCGGAACAAATTCCATCCACATGGTACTGGCAGAAATTCTGCCGGATGCCAGCTTCAAGATTCTTGATCGCTTCAAGGACATGACCCGGCTGGGTAACGGAGCATTTGCGAGCAAACGGCTCGCCGATGAGGTCATGGCTCGAGCCCTTGAAGTCCTGAAGACGTTAGTGACACTTGCCCGCAATAAAGGTTTTGATCGTGTGATCGCCGTTGCTACCAGCGCGGTACGCGAGGCCGAAAACGGCGGTGATTTCGTCTCCATGATCATGGAAGAAACCGGACTGAGGGTGCGCGTGATCAGCGGCACCGAGGAAGCTCGGCTGATCTTCCTAGGGGTCAAAAACAGCATTGCGCTCACGGATGAGCCTACCTTGGTGGTGGACATCGGCGGCGGTTCAGTGGAATTGATCGTGGGCCATCGGGAAGGAATGATTCATGGAACGAGCCTGAAGCTCGGAGCGATCCGATTAGCTGAACAATATCTTCCTAAAACTCCGCCCTCAGAGCGGATGATGCACGCCCTTAAGCAGGCCGTGCTCACTCACCTTCGTGAGGCGGTGGCATCATTCAAGACTAGAAAGTTTTGTTCGCTCGTCGCCACTTCCGGTATGGCTTCCAACATCGGTGAGGTAATCCATCTGCGCCACACTGGACGGCCGTTGCCACAGCATAATCTAGCGACGGTATCGCTCAAAGATATCCGTGCCCTTGAAGCAGAGCTGGCTCAAGCCTCAGTGAAGGCTCGCTTGTCCATTCCTGGCCTGGATCCTAAACGTGTCGATACTCTCCTCCCGGCCACCGTCCTACTCCGCTGCCTTTTGGAGATTTCTGGCCTCACTGACCTGACATTATGCGACAAGGCTATTCGTGAGGGTGTGATCTACGATTTCATTGTCCGGCATCGTGAGGGCCTGAAAGCTGAGAACGAGATTCCCGACATTCGTCGCCGCAACGTGATCGGCCTTGCGCGCCGTTGTCATGCGCCTGAAGCGCATTCGCTGCATGTCGCTGAGCTGGCTCTGAGCCTTTTTGATCAAACACGGCGGATGCATCGCCTCGGGCCGCAAGAACGAACCTGGCTGGAATACGCATCGATCTTGCATGATGTGGGATATCTCATTAATCCACGACAGCATCACAAGCACGCCTATTACCTCATCACACACAGCGATTTGGCAGGGTTGACCGCCGAAGAAATCGACGTGGTTGCCACCGTCGCCCGCTACCACCGGCGCTCTCTGCCGGCCCTCAAACACGAAGAATTTGACCGGCTTACCCCTCGGTTCCAACGTGTCGTCAAGATTCTTGCGGCCTTATTACGGATCGCCGATGGACTTGATCGCACTCATTTCTCCCTTGTCAGGTCCGTGAACGTCAGATTCGGAAAGCAGATCATGATCGACGTACACCTGGCAGGCGATGCGGAGATGGAGTTGTGGGCAGCGAAGAGTCGGGCCGATCTGTTCGAACAGGTATTCCACCGACGGATCCAATTCTCAAAGATGTTGTTGGAAACCCGCAAATCATGA
- a CDS encoding hypothetical protein (conserved protein of unknown function), with protein MSDPVTHASNQTVHPAERYERGIALKKAGLYKAAIEQLELATVDRSLAVKAYAQIGLCYKLSGRYEEAVPAFQQALKATPVSSKETVQILYVLGRTLESLGRIAETLEAYRWIRREDSEYRDVAERIERLSTRRPTVPAKTS; from the coding sequence ATGTCAGACCCTGTCACTCACGCATCTAATCAGACGGTCCACCCTGCTGAACGGTATGAGCGTGGAATTGCGCTGAAGAAGGCCGGTTTGTACAAAGCTGCCATTGAGCAGTTGGAACTGGCTACCGTTGATAGGTCGTTGGCCGTGAAGGCATATGCCCAGATCGGACTTTGCTACAAATTGTCCGGTCGTTATGAGGAGGCTGTCCCTGCATTTCAACAAGCCCTCAAGGCTACTCCTGTCTCCTCGAAAGAAACCGTCCAGATCCTCTACGTTCTCGGTCGCACGCTGGAATCACTGGGACGAATAGCAGAAACGCTCGAGGCCTACCGCTGGATTAGACGAGAGGATTCCGAGTATCGAGATGTAGCAGAGCGTATAGAACGGCTCAGCACTCGACGACCAACGGTACCAGCAAAAACGTCCTAG